GGTCTTTATAGAAAGAAATCATTTTTTTCTTTAATTTATTGGCTTGAGTTTCAGAAATTTTATTATTATCAACAGCTTCATCTATTTGAACAAATGTATTGGCTGCTTCGTGGCGAGTTTTTGTGTACATCCATGAATATTCTTGCTGGAATTGTTGATTGTAATCTTTAAATTTATCAATATTGATATGTGGTGGTGGTGCTACCATAGTCTGATTAGGTTTTGGCGGTGGTAGCTGATTATCATTAGGAGCGGCAAAAGCAGTACTGCCGAGAACTAATGTTGTACAACCAACGAGCAAAGCGGCTGAGATTTTTTTTCTTAACGACTGTTTCATATATATACACATCCTTTCAGTGATGGTGTTAATCTGTATTCTTGTTTTTAGCATATCATATAAAAAATAGATTAAAATTAAAAAACGATTAAAATTGCATTAAAAAAACTCCTTAAAATTAAAACAGCTAATTTTAAGGAGTCATTTAGTTTAAATTTATTTTACAACTAAAGCAGGGCATGGAGCATGTTCAACGACGTATTGACTTACTGAACCTAAGAGTACGCCTTTTACAAGACCAAGTCCACGACTACCAACGACTATGAGGTCAGCTTTAATTTCATCAGCAAAATCAGTGATGGTAACAGAAGGAGAACCTGTTTCAGAAGTAGTGATTACATTGATTTTATCAGGTATTTTACTAGCTGCTTTTTCTAATATTTCATTGCCAGCTTTGTTTACAGCTTCTAAGATAGCATCAGATAAGCAAGCATTGATAGCTAACTGATTGATATTTGCTACATAGAGAATGTGAATTTCACTACCGTAAATTTCAGCAATAGCAACTGCTTCATCAATAGCTCTTTCAGCAGTTTCAGAACCGTCTACTGGAACTAAAATACGTTTAATATCTGTCATAAGGAATCCCTCCAGAGTTTATTTTACAATTATTACAGGACAAGTTGATTTCTCAAGAATATAGCGACTAACGCTGCCTTTTAAAATGCTGTCAAAAAAACTTAAATTTCTACAGCCCATAATGATGATATCTGCAGAATATATTTGAGCAAATTCTAAAATTTTAAATTTAGGTTGTCCACTTAAATTATGAGTGCTTATTTGTAAATTTGCAGAAAGATAATGACGAGCGTTGTCAAGCACATTATGAGAATATTGGGCAACAGAACCGGTAAAAGGCGTAGCAAGCCAAGAATCTTCGTTTGCTTTATCATCAGTATTTTCATTAAAGTAAGTTACTAATAGTAAAGCAATTTCAGCATTATAAATTTGTGCTAAAGTATCAGCTAATTTTAAAGCTTTAGTAGATTCTTCTGTACCGTTTACAGGTACTAAGATACGCTTAATATCCGGCATATTTACCACCTAAATTCTTGAACTTTAAGTATATTATTCGCTAGTAGATTTTGAAATTCCTTTAAATTAGCCTTAAAAATTTTAGCTGTATTTAAAAGGAATTAAAAATTTTTTGTTAAATATATATCATTATACGTGTATAAAGTAGTGTATTTTATGAGGTGAAAATATATGTTTACGAAGAAACAAGCATATGAATTATTGAAAAAATATAATAAACAAGAATTTCATTTACAACATGCGCGCACGGTTTCGCTTGTCATGCGTTATTTTGCTTTTGATTTAGGATATGAAGATGAAGCCGATTTTTGGGAAATCGTAGGCTTGTTGCATGATATAGATTTTGAAATGTATCCAGAAGAACATTGTCAAAAAGCAGTAGAGATATTATCTGAAAACGGAGCAGATAGCGCATTAATTCATGCTGTATGCTGTCATGGATATGGTATTTGTAGTGATGTAAAGCCAGAACATATTATGGAAAAAGTGTTATTTGCTACAGATGAATTGACTGGTTTAATTGGAGCTGCTGCACTCATGCGCCCATCAAAATCAGTTCAAGATATGGAATTAAAGAGCCTTAAAAAGAAATTCAAAGATAAGAAATTTGCTGCTGGTTGTTCACGTGATATCATAAAACAGGGTGCGAAGATGCTTGATTGGGAGTTAGATGATTTATTAAAGCGCACACTTGATGCGATGAAAGCTGTAGAAACAAAAATAAATGACACTGATTTTTAAATATTTTATCTAGCTTGTTTAAAAAAGTTTTTTACGATTGAGCTGCATTCATCTTCTAGGACACCAGCACGTGTTTCAATTTGATGATTGAGATAAGGATTGTTTACGATGTTAAAAACTGATTCACAGCCACCAGCTCGCCAATCAGTTGCACCATAAACAAGGCGTTTAATACGGCTCATAAATAAAGCGCCAGCACACATGGGACATGGTTCAATGGTGACATAGAGTGTTAAATCAGAAAGCCGCCAATTTTTTAATTTTTGGCAGGCTTTTTTTATTGCTACAATTTCAGCATGAGCTGTAGCATCGAAAGTCGTTTCACGCAGATTATGACCGCGTGAAATTATATTGCCCTTATCGTCGCAAATTATAGCACCTATGGGAATTTCACCTATATCGAAAGCTTTTTGAGCTTCTTTTAAAGCTTCTCTCATGCCTTCTTGGTCATTATGAATTGTATTTTTATCTTGCATATATTAAATCCTTTTTTATTTTTGATTATAGCAAAAAGCGCTTACAATGCCAAAATAGCCAAGGAAATACTTTTAATGTGATATTTTCTTTGCTATAATAGATAAGCTATAGTCTTGGCGGAAACAATACTGACTGTAAAGCAGATGATTTCCGGAGGTAGATTTAAAGCCAGCTGATGGCAGTAAACTTTAGAAATTAAAAATGAAAGTTATTGACCAATAAGCTTAAGACTGGAGGATAAAATGAACTGGTATTTACTTGTAATTGCTCTTTATGCTGTATTATTGATTGCAGTAGGTGTGATTATATCGCGCCGTGTAAAAGGAGCAGATGACTTTTTTGTCGGTGGACGAAAGATGGCACCATTTTTACTGTTCATAACCTTAGTAGCACCGAATATCGGTGCAGGTTCAACCGTAGGTGTGGCAGGTATGGGCTTTACTTCGGGGATTTCAGCAGCATGGTGGATTATTGCCTCAGCTGTTGGTACTTTTATTTTAGCGTTTGTGATTGGGCCAAAGATTTGGGAAATAGCAAAAAACAATGGTTTTTATACTTTAGGCGATTATTTAGAATATCGCTATAATCGCTATTTTCGTGGTCTGATTTCTCTTATGATGGCAATTGGTACTTTAGCGATTTTTGCAGGTCAATTGATGGGGATTGGCTGGATTTTATCTGTTGTAGCTGATATAGATAAGATAACAAGCGTTTTAATCGCTGCAGTAGTAGTTGTTTTATATTTTTGTGCAGGCGGTTTCTTATCAGCAGTATATGCTAATTTAATAGAAGCTTGCGTTAAATTAATTGGTTTTATCGTAGCTGTACCACTTGTATTGGCTTTTGTAGGTGGTTTTGAAGGCTTACATACTAAAGTTGTAGCTAATATGGCTAATGCAACACAAAGCGCAGCTTATTTTAGTTTTGATGGACTTGGCACGACAGTAATCATGGGATTTTTCTTAATGCTCATGCCATCATTTTTCTTATCACCAGCACTTATTGGTAAAGTTTATAGTGCAAGAGATAAAAAGACAGTGCGCATCAGCACATTTTTCTGTGGCGTTGTGATGTTATTATTTTCCATAATTCCTGTAATACTCGGCATGGCAGCATATGCTATTGCACCAGATTTGCCACAGCGTGATTTGGCACTGCCATATGTAATGAAAGAATGTATGCCATTTTGGGCTTCAGCATTAGCACTTGCAGCCATTTTTTCAGCAGAAATCAGTGCGGCTGATGCCGTATTGTATATGATAACAACTTCCTTTACGAAGGATTTGTATAAATCATTTATAAATCCGACTATTTCTGATGAAAAATTAATCAAAGGCGGTAGAATAGTAACTGTTCTTGCAGGTATAATTGGTATCGGTTTAGCGATTGTTTTACCAAACGTAATATCAGCATTATCTATTTTCTATTCACTAATGTCAGTATCCATAACAGCTCCATTGTTGTTCGGTTTATTTACGAAGAGAAGTTCTGCTTTTTCCGCTATTTTTGCGGCAATAATCGGCGTTATCGTAACTGTAGGTTTAGAATTTTTCAACGGCAATAAAGGTATTTGGATTTTAAATGGACAATCGACAGCTATACTTTTAACTTTGATTATCATGGCTGTGATGATATTTATTAAACCTAGAAAGATAAAAGCGTAAATATAAATAAAAAAGAAAGCTGTTTAAGCCTTTTATGCTTAAACAGCTTTTTTTATAAGAAATTATCAGTGGATTTTACTAAATTGATTTTGTATTTGCTTACAAGTATTTTATAAGCCATTTGACTTTGTTGCTCAAAACCAGGAATATCGCTCATGCAGTCAGTTAAGACATATATTTTGCGTGTTATATCTAATTTATCATAATAATATTCGCATATTTGTTTGATACTTTCTAAGACGCAATGTGATTTTGCTTCACCTGCTATGACTATTTTATCAAATGTAGCAATTTTTTCTAAGAGTTCTATATTCGTATTGTCATGCGTGGAATATTCTGGGCGAATTATACCGTACATTTCTGAAAGCGGATGTTGCCCTTTGCAGATTTTTTGAATTGGAATGTTAGCAGCTACGGACATGAAGTGAATTAAATTGCTGAATTGATTTTCCAGTGCCCACCCTGTAGTGCCATTTATGCAGTGGTATGGCCAAATACATAATTGTTTGCCTACTTTTTCTAATTGACGTACATAATGTTTACTGAGTGCCGGGTCGATTATGGCATGCCATTTGCCATTTGTTAAATCCTCAGGTTTAATTACAGTATAGGGGGTAGGGTGATTGCCATCTTCGTCTACCCACCAATAAGGGTGGAAAATCTGTGCAGGTTCATGAGTATCTAAAGATACGATGATAGAAGATATTTTTTCTACATTATTATAAATAAATTGACCTAAACGAATTACATCTTGAGCAGCTCCAGGAACACCGAGAGCACCATTATCCATAAAATCTTGTTGAATGTCGATACCTAAAAATAATGTTTTAGGACTTGATGTATCAGGCTCTATTTGTTCTAAATTAGCCCAGCGCAATAAATGATTTAGTGGTAATGGATTTATTGTTTGACCTACAGAGTCAGTGTCAAAGATATGATGAAATGGAGTTTTCAAATAATCACCTCGTTTTATATTTTGCATATTATGCTAGTATATAGTCTAGCTTAGATAAGTAGTATGATGTTTTATATACGTTTGGTATTATCATTAAACCTCACTTAAATATTATACTGCTAAAAATTTTAATTATCATTATAGATATAAAATAGATATAAAAAAGCTCAGGAAATCCTGAGCTTTTATTTACCAGTGGTATTTTTCACCACGACTGATTTTAAAGGCGCGATAAATTTGTTCTATCAAGAGAAGGCGTATCATTTGATGAGTGAAT
The window above is part of the Megamonas hypermegale genome. Proteins encoded here:
- a CDS encoding universal stress protein is translated as MTDIKRILVPVDGSETAERAIDEAVAIAEIYGSEIHILYVANINQLAINACLSDAILEAVNKAGNEILEKAASKIPDKINVITTSETGSPSVTITDFADEIKADLIVVGSRGLGLVKGVLLGSVSQYVVEHAPCPALVVK
- a CDS encoding universal stress protein, yielding MPDIKRILVPVNGTEESTKALKLADTLAQIYNAEIALLLVTYFNENTDDKANEDSWLATPFTGSVAQYSHNVLDNARHYLSANLQISTHNLSGQPKFKILEFAQIYSADIIIMGCRNLSFFDSILKGSVSRYILEKSTCPVIIVK
- a CDS encoding hydrolase, which codes for MFTKKQAYELLKKYNKQEFHLQHARTVSLVMRYFAFDLGYEDEADFWEIVGLLHDIDFEMYPEEHCQKAVEILSENGADSALIHAVCCHGYGICSDVKPEHIMEKVLFATDELTGLIGAAALMRPSKSVQDMELKSLKKKFKDKKFAAGCSRDIIKQGAKMLDWELDDLLKRTLDAMKAVETKINDTDF
- the tadA gene encoding tRNA adenosine(34) deaminase TadA, with translation MQDKNTIHNDQEGMREALKEAQKAFDIGEIPIGAIICDDKGNIISRGHNLRETTFDATAHAEIVAIKKACQKLKNWRLSDLTLYVTIEPCPMCAGALFMSRIKRLVYGATDWRAGGCESVFNIVNNPYLNHQIETRAGVLEDECSSIVKNFFKQAR
- a CDS encoding sodium:solute symporter family protein; amino-acid sequence: MNWYLLVIALYAVLLIAVGVIISRRVKGADDFFVGGRKMAPFLLFITLVAPNIGAGSTVGVAGMGFTSGISAAWWIIASAVGTFILAFVIGPKIWEIAKNNGFYTLGDYLEYRYNRYFRGLISLMMAIGTLAIFAGQLMGIGWILSVVADIDKITSVLIAAVVVVLYFCAGGFLSAVYANLIEACVKLIGFIVAVPLVLAFVGGFEGLHTKVVANMANATQSAAYFSFDGLGTTVIMGFFLMLMPSFFLSPALIGKVYSARDKKTVRISTFFCGVVMLLFSIIPVILGMAAYAIAPDLPQRDLALPYVMKECMPFWASALALAAIFSAEISAADAVLYMITTSFTKDLYKSFINPTISDEKLIKGGRIVTVLAGIIGIGLAIVLPNVISALSIFYSLMSVSITAPLLFGLFTKRSSAFSAIFAAIIGVIVTVGLEFFNGNKGIWILNGQSTAILLTLIIMAVMIFIKPRKIKA